One window of the Tetragenococcus koreensis genome contains the following:
- a CDS encoding YbhB/YbcL family Raf kinase inhibitor-like protein gives MARDPLETLPSVPQFNVEATDVNPDQTFSLPQYSGRMGIQGGKDESPAIRFSNVPEETKSLVVQIYDPDAPTAGGYWHWTVINLPKDAEELGADTGNPDQNKLPGKAKNMLNDAGFAGYIGAAPPQGEKHRYFVIVSALNIDDLNLDENTTPNTINFQFNSHIIGRAVTIIEGSN, from the coding sequence ATGGCAAGAGATCCTTTAGAAACCTTACCAAGTGTACCCCAGTTTAATGTCGAAGCCACTGATGTAAATCCTGATCAGACTTTTAGTTTACCCCAATATTCTGGGAGAATGGGAATTCAAGGAGGCAAAGATGAGTCGCCAGCTATCAGATTTTCTAATGTACCTGAAGAAACAAAGAGCTTAGTTGTACAAATTTATGACCCAGATGCTCCAACTGCTGGCGGATACTGGCATTGGACAGTAATCAATCTTCCTAAAGATGCAGAAGAATTGGGAGCAGATACAGGAAATCCAGATCAAAACAAGCTTCCAGGAAAAGCAAAAAATATGTTAAATGATGCAGGTTTTGCTGGGTATATAGGTGCAGCTCCACCTCAAGGAGAAAAACATCGATACTTTGTAATTGTATCAGCGTTGAATATAGATGACCTTAATTTAGATGAGAATACTACACCCAATACAATTAATTTTCAATTTAATTCACACATTATTGGTCGTGCTGTAACGATCATAGAAGGTTCAAATTAA
- a CDS encoding YbaN family protein, translating into MTKHLLFAAGLFSFVLGSIGAILPILPTTPFLLLSGYCFARSSEQFDQWLKQTKLYKFYCADYVETRTIPRNKKWEIFINIIILMAISIFLAPILAVKIMLGFLTVFITIFLFFAVPDKKGSKTTKQD; encoded by the coding sequence ATGACAAAACATTTATTATTTGCTGCAGGACTATTTTCGTTTGTACTGGGCAGCATTGGAGCAATACTTCCAATTTTACCGACTACCCCTTTTTTGTTACTCTCAGGCTATTGTTTTGCACGTAGTTCGGAACAATTCGATCAGTGGTTAAAACAAACAAAATTGTATAAATTTTATTGTGCTGATTATGTAGAAACACGTACAATCCCTAGGAACAAAAAATGGGAAATCTTTATAAACATTATTATTCTAATGGCTATATCTATATTTCTTGCTCCAATATTAGCGGTTAAAATTATGTTAGGATTCTTAACTGTGTTTATCACAATATTTCTATTCTTTGCTGTTCCCGATAAAAAGGGCTCCAAAACAACAAAGCAAGACTAA